One Arthrobacter sp. StoSoilB19 DNA window includes the following coding sequences:
- a CDS encoding NUDIX hydrolase, protein MSSDALVADQTDHPGEPVAVTAAGAIPWRVNKDLLEVALIHRPRYDDWSWPKGKIDNGETIPECAVREVWEEIGLRAPLGIPLPPIHYHVASGLKKVYYWAVKVNGNTLVPDGKEVDSVMWCAPEKAAGLLSNPSDVAPLEHLRDAHEAGTLDTWPLLVLRHAKAKPRSSWSKAEGERPLAATGNRQAQAVGRLLDVWKPMRVVTSPWLRCVATVAPYARAAGAKVKLAEGLTEHKHQRSPKKTAAVIESLFDKQRPVVVCTHRPALPTVLKQVATHTPAPLAKLLPGREPYLSPGEVVVCHVANGGMKRVVAVEQFKPFDD, encoded by the coding sequence TTGTCGAGCGATGCACTCGTAGCCGACCAGACTGACCACCCGGGGGAACCCGTAGCCGTAACCGCTGCGGGCGCCATCCCGTGGCGGGTCAACAAGGACCTCCTGGAAGTCGCGCTGATCCACCGCCCGCGCTATGACGACTGGTCCTGGCCCAAGGGAAAGATCGACAACGGCGAGACCATTCCCGAATGCGCCGTCCGTGAGGTGTGGGAGGAGATCGGCCTCCGCGCGCCCCTGGGCATACCGCTGCCGCCTATCCACTACCACGTGGCGTCGGGCCTCAAGAAGGTCTACTACTGGGCGGTCAAAGTCAACGGCAACACCCTGGTTCCGGACGGCAAGGAGGTGGACAGCGTCATGTGGTGCGCCCCAGAAAAGGCGGCCGGCCTGCTGTCCAACCCTTCCGACGTCGCGCCCCTTGAACACCTGCGGGACGCGCACGAAGCGGGCACCCTGGACACGTGGCCCCTGCTGGTGCTCCGGCACGCCAAAGCCAAGCCGCGCTCATCCTGGAGCAAGGCAGAGGGCGAGCGTCCGCTTGCGGCCACAGGCAACCGCCAGGCACAGGCCGTCGGCCGGCTCCTGGATGTGTGGAAGCCCATGCGGGTGGTCACCAGCCCATGGCTGCGCTGCGTGGCAACCGTGGCCCCCTACGCGCGGGCGGCGGGGGCCAAAGTGAAGCTGGCGGAAGGCCTGACCGAACACAAGCACCAGCGCAGTCCCAAGAAGACCGCGGCCGTCATCGAATCCCTTTTCGACAAGCAGCGGCCCGTGGTTGTCTGCACGCACCGGCCGGCACTGCCCACCGTCCTCAAGCAGGTGGCCACCCATACGCCGGCACCCTTGGCGAAGCTCCTGCCCGGCCGCGAGCCCTACCTGTCCCCCGGCGAGGTGGTGGTGTGCCATGTGGCCAACGGCGGAATGAAACGGGTCGTGGCGGTGGAGCAGTTCAAACCCTTCGACGACTAG
- a CDS encoding thymidylate synthase, whose product MSIPTPYEDLLRDVLASGTHKSDRTGTGTTSVFGRQMRFDLAKSFPLITTKRVHFKSVAVELLWFLRGETNIKWMQDQGVTIWNEWADQDGDLGPVYGVQWRSWPTPDGGHIDQIAELIENLKSNPDSRRHLVSAWNVSELNDMALPPCHAFFQFYVANGKLSCQLYQRSADMFLGVPFNIASYALLTCMVAQQVGLEPGEFIWTGGDVHIYENHMDQVLKQLEREPYEYPQLKITRKPASIFDYTLEDFEVVGYKHHPTIKAPIAV is encoded by the coding sequence GTGAGCATCCCTACTCCCTACGAAGACCTCCTGCGCGATGTCCTGGCCTCCGGCACCCATAAGTCGGACCGCACGGGAACCGGAACCACCAGCGTTTTCGGCCGCCAGATGCGCTTTGACCTGGCCAAGAGCTTCCCGCTGATCACCACCAAGCGGGTCCACTTCAAGTCCGTTGCCGTTGAACTCCTGTGGTTCCTGCGCGGTGAAACCAACATCAAGTGGATGCAGGACCAGGGCGTCACCATCTGGAACGAATGGGCGGACCAGGACGGCGACCTGGGCCCGGTCTATGGTGTGCAGTGGCGCAGCTGGCCCACACCGGACGGCGGGCACATCGACCAGATCGCCGAACTGATCGAGAACCTCAAGTCCAACCCGGACTCCCGGCGGCACCTCGTGTCCGCCTGGAATGTCTCCGAACTCAACGACATGGCGCTGCCGCCCTGCCACGCGTTCTTCCAGTTCTACGTGGCCAACGGCAAGCTCTCCTGCCAGCTCTACCAGCGGTCGGCGGACATGTTCCTGGGCGTCCCGTTCAACATCGCCTCCTATGCACTGCTCACCTGCATGGTGGCCCAGCAGGTGGGGCTTGAGCCCGGCGAATTCATCTGGACCGGCGGCGACGTGCACATCTACGAGAACCACATGGACCAGGTCCTCAAGCAGCTGGAACGCGAGCCGTACGAATACCCGCAGTTGAAGATCACCCGCAAGCCGGCATCGATCTTCGACTACACGCTGGAGGACTTCGAGGTGGTGGGCTACAAGCACCACCCCACGATCAAGGCACCGATTGCCGTATGA
- a CDS encoding dihydrofolate reductase — MSTENFTDPQSFTEELAASITGVGLVWAQTSDGVIGKDGDMPWHLPEDLKHFTRLTTGHPVIMGRKTWLSFPDKYRPLPGRTNIVITRQKSWASTPEAEGAVVVPSLDDALLESQFVDGGETVWILGGGDVFRQSTDLANVAVVTTIDMKADGDTFAPELGPSWVASASVPPDGWLTAANGTRYRFTKWSRTEG, encoded by the coding sequence ATGAGCACCGAAAACTTCACCGATCCCCAGTCCTTCACGGAGGAGCTCGCCGCGTCCATCACCGGCGTCGGCCTGGTCTGGGCGCAGACGTCCGACGGCGTCATCGGCAAGGACGGGGACATGCCCTGGCACCTGCCCGAGGACCTGAAGCACTTCACCCGCCTCACCACCGGGCACCCGGTCATCATGGGCCGCAAGACCTGGCTGTCCTTCCCGGACAAGTACCGCCCCCTGCCCGGCCGCACGAACATCGTCATCACCCGGCAGAAAAGCTGGGCCAGTACGCCTGAGGCGGAGGGCGCCGTCGTGGTTCCCTCCCTGGATGACGCGCTCCTTGAGTCGCAGTTTGTCGACGGCGGCGAAACGGTCTGGATCCTGGGCGGTGGCGATGTTTTCCGCCAGTCCACGGACCTCGCCAACGTTGCCGTGGTCACCACCATCGACATGAAGGCCGACGGCGACACGTTCGCTCCCGAGCTTGGTCCCAGTTGGGTGGCGTCCGCCTCCGTCCCGCCGGACGGCTGGCTGACAGCCGCCAACGGCACGCGCTACCGATTCACCAAATGGTCACGGACCGAGGGCTAG
- a CDS encoding NF038396 family protein, giving the protein MLKKPETLFVLGYMLLPLLALLSAIVGLTMILGGNKIAGAIVLVVVTQAFAFGAFFALRARKAAVLEESDRG; this is encoded by the coding sequence ATGCTGAAGAAACCCGAAACCCTGTTCGTCCTGGGCTACATGCTGCTGCCCCTGCTGGCGCTCCTGTCCGCGATCGTCGGCCTGACCATGATCCTGGGCGGCAACAAGATCGCCGGTGCAATCGTGCTGGTTGTCGTCACCCAAGCCTTCGCCTTCGGCGCGTTCTTCGCGCTGCGGGCCCGGAAGGCTGCCGTGCTGGAGGAGTCGGACCGGGGTTAG